One segment of Phaeacidiphilus oryzae TH49 DNA contains the following:
- a CDS encoding GNAT family N-acetyltransferase yields MEHIIRPIRPEEWRQVRELRLAALADPAAPIAFLDDHPAAAARPDAHWQERAADAAEGGPHRQFIAEAPDGSWDGSVTVLIEEPGDPAVFGGVPEHRQAHLVGVFVRPGQRGSGVAEALFEAAVDWARSVDGVRRIRLYVHERNARAEAFYRRFGFVRTGPGTPMATDPSALEHEMELPR; encoded by the coding sequence ATGGAGCACATCATCAGGCCCATTCGCCCCGAGGAGTGGCGGCAGGTCAGGGAGCTGCGGCTGGCCGCGCTCGCCGATCCGGCGGCCCCGATCGCCTTCCTCGACGACCATCCGGCGGCGGCCGCCCGTCCGGACGCCCACTGGCAGGAGCGGGCCGCCGACGCCGCCGAGGGCGGGCCGCACCGGCAGTTCATCGCCGAGGCGCCGGACGGGAGTTGGGACGGCTCGGTGACGGTGCTGATCGAGGAGCCCGGCGACCCCGCCGTGTTCGGCGGCGTCCCGGAGCACCGCCAGGCGCATCTGGTCGGCGTCTTCGTCCGACCGGGGCAGCGCGGCTCCGGCGTGGCCGAGGCGCTCTTCGAGGCCGCGGTGGACTGGGCGCGCTCGGTGGACGGGGTCCGGCGCATCCGGCTGTACGTCCACGAGCGCAACGCCCGCGCCGAGGCCTTCTACCGCCGCTTCGGATTCGTCCGCACCGGCCCCGGCACCCCGATGGCCACCGACCCCTCCGCCCTGGAACACGAGATGGAACTGCCGCGCTGA
- a CDS encoding SDR family NAD(P)-dependent oxidoreductase — MTVTLITGANKGLGHETARRLTEAGHTVWIAARDPERGRRAAESLGARFVRLDVTAEHGPASAEAAAETVREAGGGLDVLVNNAGVIGSRKPVGATTGADMLATFDTNVFGAVRVTRAFLPLLAESPAAVVVNVGSGMGSVAATNDPGRVESTISALDYPSSKTALVMVTSQYARAYPRMRFNTVDPGHTATDLNGHSGTQTVREGAEAIVRMALIGPDGPTGGFFDRAGPAAW, encoded by the coding sequence ATGACAGTCACCCTGATCACCGGGGCCAACAAGGGCCTCGGCCACGAGACCGCCCGCCGCCTGACCGAGGCCGGGCACACCGTATGGATCGCCGCCCGCGACCCCGAGCGCGGCCGGCGGGCCGCCGAGTCGCTCGGCGCCCGCTTCGTCCGGCTGGACGTCACGGCGGAGCACGGCCCGGCCTCCGCCGAGGCCGCGGCCGAGACCGTCCGGGAGGCGGGCGGCGGACTGGACGTGCTGGTCAACAACGCCGGCGTGATCGGCTCGCGGAAGCCGGTCGGCGCGACCACCGGCGCGGACATGCTGGCCACCTTCGACACCAACGTCTTCGGCGCGGTGCGGGTCACCCGCGCCTTCCTGCCCCTGCTCGCCGAGAGCCCGGCCGCCGTGGTGGTCAACGTCGGCAGCGGTATGGGCTCGGTCGCGGCCACCAACGACCCCGGCCGGGTCGAGTCCACCATCTCGGCCCTGGACTACCCCTCGTCCAAGACCGCACTGGTGATGGTCACCTCGCAGTACGCCAGGGCCTACCCCCGGATGCGGTTCAACACCGTGGACCCGGGCCACACCGCGACCGACCTCAACGGCCACTCCGGCACGCAGACCGTGCGGGAGGGCGCCGAGGCCATCGTGCGGATGGCGCTGATCGGCCCGGACGGCCCCACCGGCGGCTTCTTCGACCGGGCCGGCCCGGCGGCCTGGTGA
- a CDS encoding histidine phosphatase family protein → MPLRFTLVTAARCGPLLDERFDDGRPLDSVGLHEAGQAAERLYDLGLPGAPQRYCSPSPRARQTGAVLGIAPLAQPALRDCDMGRWAGGRLDQVMAREPEAVDSWLADPRRAPYGGEPLTTFIARVGHWMDTRTGDEPGGPVAGDRGPGIVAVVDPGVARAAVVYSLGVPPQVFWRLDPQPMSLLRIAGERGSWTVRFQP, encoded by the coding sequence ATGCCGCTGCGCTTCACGCTGGTCACCGCCGCCCGCTGCGGCCCGCTGCTGGACGAGCGCTTCGACGACGGCCGCCCGCTGGACTCGGTCGGACTCCACGAGGCCGGGCAGGCCGCCGAGCGGCTGTACGACCTGGGGCTGCCCGGGGCCCCGCAGCGGTACTGCTCCCCCTCCCCGCGCGCCCGGCAGACCGGCGCCGTCCTCGGGATCGCCCCGCTGGCCCAACCCGCCCTGCGCGACTGCGACATGGGCCGCTGGGCGGGCGGCCGGCTGGACCAGGTGATGGCCCGCGAGCCGGAGGCGGTCGACTCCTGGCTGGCGGACCCGCGCCGCGCCCCGTACGGCGGCGAGCCGCTGACCACGTTCATCGCCCGGGTCGGCCACTGGATGGACACCCGCACCGGGGACGAGCCCGGCGGCCCGGTGGCGGGCGACCGGGGCCCCGGGATCGTGGCGGTGGTCGATCCCGGGGTGGCCCGGGCCGCCGTGGTCTACTCGCTCGGCGTCCCGCCGCAGGTCTTCTGGCGGCTCGATCCGCAGCCGATGTCGCTGCTGCGGATCGCCGGCGAGCGAGGCTCCTGGACGGTGCGCTTCCAGCCCTGA
- a CDS encoding amidohydrolase family protein produces MSSTTGGPAAAFTKTPGWLDWYPNPSRPRFALPPGAVDAHCHVFGPGAEFPYAPERKYTPCDAGKDRLFALRDHLGVSRNVVVQATCHGADNSAMVDAVRAAGGRARGVATVRPDIADAELRRLDAAGVRGVRFNFLKRLVDSAPKDDLRAIAEKVAPLGWHVVIYFEAADLAELEGFFGSLPTPLVVDHMGRPDVRKPVDGEEFDRFLRFVDRNSGDGGSGGRGVWVKTSCPERLSVSGPPALDGESQAYQDVVPFARRVVREFPDRVLWGSDWPHPNLTGHMPDDGLLVDWIPWIAETAEQQRKLLVDNPMRLYWPEESAG; encoded by the coding sequence ATGAGCAGCACCACCGGCGGACCCGCCGCCGCCTTCACCAAGACCCCCGGCTGGCTGGACTGGTACCCGAACCCCAGCAGGCCCCGGTTCGCCCTCCCGCCCGGCGCCGTCGACGCCCACTGCCATGTCTTCGGCCCCGGCGCCGAGTTCCCCTACGCGCCCGAGCGCAAGTACACCCCCTGCGACGCCGGCAAGGACCGGCTGTTCGCCCTCCGCGACCACCTCGGCGTCAGCCGCAATGTGGTCGTCCAGGCCACCTGCCACGGTGCCGACAACAGCGCCATGGTGGACGCCGTGCGGGCGGCCGGCGGCCGGGCGCGCGGGGTCGCCACCGTCCGCCCCGACATCGCGGACGCCGAACTGCGCCGGCTGGACGCCGCCGGGGTCCGCGGGGTCCGCTTCAACTTCCTGAAGCGGCTGGTGGATTCGGCGCCCAAGGACGATCTGCGGGCGATCGCGGAGAAGGTCGCGCCGCTCGGCTGGCACGTCGTCATCTACTTCGAGGCCGCCGACCTCGCCGAGCTGGAGGGCTTCTTCGGCTCGCTGCCGACCCCGCTGGTGGTCGACCACATGGGCCGCCCGGACGTCCGGAAGCCGGTCGACGGCGAGGAGTTCGACCGCTTCCTCCGCTTCGTCGACCGCAACAGCGGGGACGGCGGCAGCGGCGGGCGCGGGGTGTGGGTCAAGACCAGCTGCCCCGAGCGGCTCTCGGTGTCCGGGCCGCCCGCGCTGGACGGCGAGTCCCAGGCCTACCAGGACGTGGTGCCGTTCGCCCGCCGGGTCGTCCGGGAGTTCCCGGACCGCGTGCTGTGGGGCAGCGACTGGCCGCACCCCAACCTCACCGGGCACATGCCCGACGACGGGCTGCTGGTGGACTGGATCCCGTGGATCGCCGAGACCGCCGAGCAGCAGCGGAAGCTCCTGGTCGACAACCCGATGCGGCTGTACTGGCCGGAGGAGTCCGCCGGCTGA
- a CDS encoding poly-gamma-glutamate hydrolase family protein codes for MPDHYRNWPALQAHCTEGVDYRIVERRTGSGVAQLAIHAGGLEGGTGELAKAVAEALGHNLYCFEALRPTGNRRLHITSTRYDEPLCVDLQRSVRHTVSYHGAAGARPLTHLGGADTVLGERIAAALGAAGFAVDGESTPVAINGSSPRNICNRNRSGAGVQLELSSGQREAFFPDGPRHSSALEAAGAIGAQRTAVFHAYVAALVTALGDAT; via the coding sequence ATGCCCGATCACTACCGCAACTGGCCGGCGCTCCAGGCGCACTGCACGGAAGGCGTGGACTACCGGATCGTCGAGCGCCGCACCGGATCGGGGGTCGCCCAGCTGGCGATCCACGCCGGCGGCCTGGAGGGCGGGACCGGGGAGCTGGCCAAGGCGGTCGCGGAGGCGCTCGGGCACAACCTGTACTGCTTCGAGGCGCTCCGGCCCACCGGCAACCGCCGCCTCCACATCACCTCGACCAGGTACGACGAGCCGCTCTGCGTCGACCTGCAGCGCAGCGTCCGGCACACGGTGAGCTACCACGGGGCGGCCGGCGCCCGCCCGCTCACCCACCTCGGCGGGGCGGACACCGTCCTCGGCGAGCGGATAGCGGCGGCCCTGGGCGCGGCCGGCTTCGCGGTGGACGGGGAGTCCACGCCGGTCGCCATCAACGGCTCCTCGCCGCGCAACATCTGCAACCGCAACCGCTCGGGCGCCGGCGTCCAGCTCGAACTGAGCAGCGGGCAGCGCGAGGCCTTCTTCCCGGACGGCCCGCGGCACTCCTCGGCGCTGGAGGCCGCGGGGGCGATCGGGGCCCAGCGCACCGCGGTCTTCCACGCCTATGTCGCGGCGCTGGTCACCGCCCTCGGCGACGCGACCTGA
- a CDS encoding ribonuclease H family protein: MIAACDGACKRNPGPAAWAWVLADASARPVRWAAGALGQATNNIAELTALARLLESTDPAVPLEIRLDSTYTRDAVTKWLPGWKRKGWKTAAGKPVANQELIVRIDALLAGREVRFVYVPAHQVDGDPLNAIADKAASDSAISQQDASGDASNLPVPGPVVQKSRPARKPANGSTAAAGGNGGPRGGSSAGGAAGGGSGSGSSSASGGGRVPTVKARFAGTCSCGRGYGKGELIGKGPSGWGHLDCAKSPSGATG, encoded by the coding sequence ATGATCGCGGCGTGTGACGGGGCCTGCAAGCGGAACCCGGGCCCCGCGGCCTGGGCCTGGGTGCTGGCGGACGCCTCGGCGCGGCCGGTGCGCTGGGCGGCGGGCGCGCTCGGGCAGGCCACCAACAACATCGCGGAGCTGACCGCGCTGGCCCGGCTGCTGGAGTCCACCGACCCGGCGGTTCCGCTGGAGATCCGGCTGGACAGCACCTACACCCGGGACGCGGTCACCAAGTGGCTGCCCGGCTGGAAGCGCAAGGGCTGGAAGACGGCGGCCGGAAAGCCGGTGGCCAACCAGGAGCTGATCGTCCGGATCGACGCCCTGCTGGCCGGCCGGGAGGTCCGCTTCGTCTACGTCCCGGCGCACCAGGTGGACGGCGACCCGCTGAACGCGATCGCGGACAAGGCCGCCAGCGACTCGGCGATCAGCCAGCAGGACGCGAGCGGCGACGCCTCGAACCTGCCGGTGCCGGGCCCGGTGGTGCAGAAGTCCCGGCCGGCCAGGAAGCCGGCCAACGGCTCCACCGCGGCGGCCGGCGGCAACGGCGGACCGCGCGGCGGGAGCTCGGCCGGCGGAGCGGCCGGCGGCGGTTCCGGCAGCGGCTCCAGCAGCGCTTCCGGCGGCGGCCGGGTGCCGACCGTCAAGGCCCGGTTCGCCGGGACCTGCAGCTGCGGCCGCGGCTACGGCAAGGGCGAGCTGATCGGCAAGGGTCCCTCCGGCTGGGGGCATCTCGACTGCGCCAAGTCGCCCTCCGGGGCCACTGGCTGA
- a CDS encoding MFS transporter, whose amino-acid sequence MQQLNIANRLDRLPISRFHRTALVAVSFAYFFEFADVNSFSATSPRLIKLWGVSVSQVAYVTSLSFVGMFVGALVAGGIADRFGRKRALTLTTMGFSVFSLAAVFSWNLVSLGVFRVLTSAGLSAMTVVAVIYVNELFPKAVRGKYQAYAIVIGICGTPVTNFVASAVVPLNHWSWRLVYLWGALGAVYLFFGRRLVESPRWYESRGATEEADAVLREIERRVAAEKGPLAEPEPQSDVPAPGRAPLRLLLQRRYLMPTLLLTVLWVTQTIGFFGYSTWAPTLLAKHGFSVEKSIFYVALSTVGAPLGSYLAAVVTDRFERKWCLVAFGSVIAVCGLLYGLTFNPVMIVAFGFLVNLFERGYTALGYAYSPELYDTRGRSLGTGVSYGLGRLSNAAGPLIIAALYTWQGYRSVFIFIAATWLVGAIVLAVFGPRTRGRDPEEVAGAVEGAERGSPETTAAG is encoded by the coding sequence ATGCAACAGCTCAACATCGCGAACCGGCTGGACAGACTGCCCATCTCGCGCTTCCACCGCACTGCTCTGGTGGCCGTGTCGTTCGCGTACTTCTTCGAATTCGCCGACGTCAACAGCTTCTCCGCGACCTCCCCGCGGCTGATCAAGCTCTGGGGGGTCAGCGTCAGCCAGGTCGCCTATGTGACCTCGCTGTCGTTCGTGGGGATGTTCGTCGGGGCGCTGGTGGCCGGCGGTATCGCCGACCGCTTCGGGCGAAAGCGCGCCCTCACCCTCACCACCATGGGCTTCTCGGTCTTCTCGCTGGCGGCGGTCTTCTCCTGGAACCTGGTCTCGCTGGGCGTGTTCCGGGTGCTCACCTCGGCCGGGCTGTCCGCGATGACCGTGGTCGCGGTGATCTACGTCAACGAGCTGTTCCCCAAGGCGGTCCGGGGCAAGTACCAGGCGTACGCGATCGTGATCGGCATCTGCGGGACGCCGGTCACCAACTTCGTGGCCAGCGCCGTGGTTCCGCTCAACCACTGGTCGTGGCGGCTGGTCTACCTGTGGGGCGCGCTGGGGGCCGTGTACCTCTTCTTCGGCCGGCGGCTGGTGGAGTCCCCGCGCTGGTACGAGAGCCGCGGGGCGACCGAGGAGGCCGACGCGGTGCTGCGGGAGATCGAGCGGCGGGTGGCGGCGGAGAAGGGCCCGCTGGCCGAGCCGGAGCCGCAGTCGGACGTGCCGGCACCGGGCCGGGCGCCGCTCAGACTGCTGCTCCAGCGCCGCTATCTGATGCCCACGCTGCTGCTGACGGTCCTCTGGGTGACCCAGACCATCGGCTTCTTCGGCTACTCGACCTGGGCGCCGACACTGCTGGCCAAGCACGGCTTCAGCGTCGAGAAGTCCATCTTCTACGTGGCCCTCTCCACCGTGGGCGCGCCGCTCGGCTCCTACCTGGCCGCGGTGGTCACCGACCGCTTCGAGCGGAAGTGGTGCCTGGTCGCGTTCGGCAGCGTGATCGCCGTCTGCGGTCTGCTCTACGGGCTCACCTTCAACCCGGTGATGATCGTCGCCTTCGGCTTCCTGGTGAACCTCTTCGAGCGCGGCTACACCGCCCTCGGCTACGCCTACTCGCCGGAGCTGTACGACACCCGCGGCCGCTCACTCGGCACCGGCGTCTCGTACGGCCTCGGCCGGCTCTCCAACGCGGCCGGACCGCTGATCATCGCGGCCCTCTACACCTGGCAGGGCTACCGCAGCGTCTTCATCTTCATCGCCGCCACCTGGCTGGTGGGGGCGATCGTGCTGGCCGTCTTCGGCCCCCGCACCAGGGGGCGCGACCCCGAGGAGGTCGCGGGTGCCGTCGAGGGGGCCGAGCGGGGGTCTCCCGAGACCACGGCCGCCGGCTGA
- a CDS encoding helix-turn-helix domain-containing protein: protein MNGPTELGRALRGWRDRLTPEEAGLPAGGMTGGVRRAAGLRREELAQLAGLSVDYLVRLEQGRSTAPSGSVLAALARALRLSAAEREHLYLLGGQPVPGPGVISQHVTPGVFRLLDRLEGVPLSVCDAAWNLVLWNPMWAALMGDMSGLRGHQRNIVWRHFSALPDRVHKTPEERDAFRASVVSDLRSATARYPDDPGLRALVRELLETSEEFAAVWRSGAVGAHEAATKTVLHPQIGPIELDCDILLAPGSDLRIIAYTAPAGSEAAERLKLLGVIGGTEFRGFHPEEGELASSPGE, encoded by the coding sequence ATGAACGGACCCACCGAACTGGGCCGGGCGCTGCGCGGCTGGCGCGACCGGTTGACCCCGGAGGAGGCCGGGCTGCCGGCCGGCGGCATGACGGGCGGCGTACGGCGCGCGGCCGGGCTGCGCCGCGAGGAGCTGGCGCAGCTCGCCGGGCTCTCCGTGGACTACCTGGTCAGGCTGGAGCAGGGCAGGTCGACGGCGCCCTCGGGGTCGGTCCTGGCCGCGCTGGCCCGCGCGCTGCGGCTGTCCGCCGCCGAGCGCGAGCACCTCTACCTGCTGGGCGGGCAGCCGGTGCCGGGGCCCGGGGTGATCTCGCAGCACGTCACGCCGGGGGTGTTCCGGCTGCTGGACCGCCTGGAGGGGGTGCCGCTGAGCGTCTGCGACGCGGCCTGGAACCTGGTGCTGTGGAACCCGATGTGGGCCGCGCTGATGGGGGACATGTCGGGGCTCCGCGGCCACCAGCGGAACATCGTCTGGCGGCACTTCAGCGCCCTGCCGGACCGGGTCCACAAGACGCCGGAGGAGCGGGACGCGTTCCGCGCCTCGGTCGTCTCCGACCTCCGCTCGGCCACCGCCCGCTACCCGGACGACCCGGGGCTGCGCGCACTGGTCCGCGAACTGCTGGAGACCAGCGAGGAGTTCGCCGCGGTGTGGCGGAGCGGGGCGGTCGGCGCCCACGAGGCCGCCACCAAGACCGTGCTCCACCCCCAGATCGGCCCGATCGAACTGGACTGCGACATCCTGCTGGCCCCCGGGAGCGATCTGCGGATCATCGCGTACACCGCCCCGGCCGGCAGCGAGGCGGCCGAGCGGCTGAAACTGCTCGGGGTGATCGGCGGCACGGAGTTCCGCGGGTTTCACCCCGAGGAGGGGGAGCTGGCATCATCGCCGGGTGAGTGA
- a CDS encoding LLM class flavin-dependent oxidoreductase, with amino-acid sequence MRCAVNVPNFGDFADPRTVADLARRAEEAGWDGLFVWDHVVFEKKTRVDIADPWILLTAAALATARIRLGAMLTPVARRRVSTLARQVTTLDRLSGGRVVFAAGLGAPLEDEFGSFGEPTDPRTVAARLDEGLTALDLLWSGETVSFHGEHVTVEEVAFRPTPVRGRRVPVWIGGNWPNRAPMRRAARWDGAFPMLGGVEQAAPPKPAVVREVRAFLDACRSEAGAASPETGFDLAVCGATPAGPAEAGELLAPLAEAGATWWQETMPWDDRLTSADAMRRRAEQGPPRLG; translated from the coding sequence ATGCGCTGCGCCGTGAACGTCCCCAACTTCGGCGACTTCGCCGATCCGCGGACGGTCGCCGACCTGGCCCGGCGGGCCGAGGAGGCCGGCTGGGACGGGCTGTTCGTCTGGGACCACGTGGTCTTCGAGAAGAAGACCCGGGTGGACATCGCCGACCCGTGGATCCTCCTCACCGCGGCCGCGCTGGCCACCGCGCGGATCCGGCTCGGGGCGATGCTGACCCCGGTGGCCCGCCGCCGGGTCTCCACCCTGGCCCGCCAGGTGACCACCCTGGACCGGCTGAGCGGCGGCCGGGTGGTCTTCGCCGCGGGCCTCGGCGCCCCGCTGGAGGACGAGTTCGGCAGCTTCGGCGAGCCCACCGATCCGCGGACGGTGGCCGCCCGCCTGGACGAGGGGCTGACCGCCCTGGACCTGCTGTGGTCCGGCGAGACGGTGAGCTTCCACGGCGAGCACGTCACCGTCGAGGAGGTGGCCTTCCGCCCGACACCGGTACGCGGCCGGCGGGTGCCGGTGTGGATCGGCGGCAACTGGCCGAACCGGGCGCCCATGCGCCGGGCCGCGCGCTGGGACGGCGCCTTCCCGATGCTCGGCGGGGTGGAGCAGGCCGCGCCGCCGAAGCCGGCGGTGGTCCGGGAGGTGCGCGCCTTCCTGGACGCCTGCCGCTCGGAGGCCGGCGCCGCCTCCCCGGAAACCGGGTTCGACCTGGCCGTCTGCGGCGCCACCCCGGCCGGCCCCGCCGAGGCCGGCGAACTGCTGGCCCCGCTGGCCGAGGCGGGCGCCACCTGGTGGCAGGAGACCATGCCCTGGGACGACCGCCTCACCAGCGCCGACGCCATGCGCCGTCGGGCGGAGCAGGGGCCGCCCCGGCTCGGCTGA